In a single window of the bacterium BMS3Abin14 genome:
- the flK gene encoding fluoroacetyl-CoA thioesterase gives MGRLEPAMREGEISVGTMILVRHLKPTPPGLKVTAVVKLREVSGRKYLFDALVYDDIEKVGEGSIERAIIDKDRFERTLAEKMSPENQG, from the coding sequence ATGGGCAGATTGGAACCGGCCATGAGGGAAGGTGAGATATCCGTGGGGACCATGATACTCGTAAGGCATCTCAAGCCTACTCCCCCGGGATTAAAAGTGACGGCCGTTGTAAAACTGCGAGAGGTCAGCGGCAGGAAGTATCTTTTCGACGCGCTGGTCTACGACGACATCGAGAAAGTCGGGGAGGGCAGTATTGAGCGAGCCATTATCGACAAGGACCGGTTTGAACGAACTTTAGCTGAGAAGATGAGTCCGGAGAACCAGGGGTAA